One segment of Vicugna pacos chromosome 30, VicPac4, whole genome shotgun sequence DNA contains the following:
- the SMAD4 gene encoding mothers against decapentaplegic homolog 4, with amino-acid sequence MDNMSITNTPTSNDACLSIVHSLMCHRQGGESETFAKRAIESLVKKLKEKKDELDSLITAITTNGAHPSKCVTIQRTLDGRLQVAGRKGFPHVIYARLWRWPDLHKNELKHVKYCQYAFDLKCDSVCVNPYHYERVVSPGIDLSGLTLQSNAPPSMLVKDEYVHDFEGQPSLSTEGHSIQTIQHPPSNRASTETYSTPALLAPSESNATSTTNFPNIPVASTSQPASILAGSHSEGLLQIASGPQPGQQQNGFTGQPATYHHNSTTTWTGSRTAPYTPNLPHHQNGHLQHHPPMPPHPGHYWPVHNELAFQPPISNHPAPEYWCSIAYFEMDVQVGETFKVPSSCPIVTVDGYVDPSGGDRFCLGQLSNVHRTEAIERARLHIGKGVQLECKGEGDVWVRCLSDHAVFVQSYYLDREAGRAPGDAVHKIYPSAYIKVFDLRQCHRQMQQQAATAQAAAAAQAAAVAGNIPGPGSVGGIAPAISLSAAAGIGVDDLRRLCILRMSFVKGWGPDYPRQSIKETPCWIEIHLHRALQLLDEVLHTMPIADPQPLD; translated from the exons ATGGACAATATGTCTATTACAAACACACCAACAAGTAATGATGCCTGTCTGAGCATTGTACATAGTTTGATGTGCCATAGACAAGGTGGAGAGAGTGAAACATTTGCAAAAAGAGCAATTGAAAGTTTGGTAAAGAagctgaaggagaaaaaagatgaaTTGGATTCTTTAATAACAGCTATAACTACAAATGGAGCTCACCCCAGCAAATGTGTTACCATACAGAGAACATTGGATGGAAGGCTTCAG gtGGCTGGTCGGAAAGGATTTCCTCATGTGATCTATGCCCGTCTTTGGAGGTGGCCTGATCTTCACAAAAACGAATTAAAACATGTTAAATATTGTCAGTATGCATTTGACTTAAAATGTGATAGTGTCTGTGTGAATCCATATCACTATGAACGAGTTGTGTCACCTGGAATTG atcTCTCAGGATTAACACTGCAGAGTAATG CTCCACCAAGTATGTTGGTGAAGGATGAATATGTTCATGACTTTGAGGGACAGCCATCATTATCCACTGAAGGGCATTCAATTCAAACCATCCAGCATCCACCAAGTAATCGTGCATCGACGGAGACATACAGCACCCCAGCTTTGTTAGCTCCATCGGAGTCTAATGCTACCAGCACCACCAACTTTCCCAACATTCCTGTGGCTTCCACAA GTCAGCCTGCCAGTATACTGGCAGGCAGCCATAGTGAAGGATTGTTGCAGATAGCTTCAGGGCCTCAGCCAGGACAGCAGCAGAATGGATTTACTGGTCAGCCAGCTACTTACCATCATA ACAGCACTACCACCTGGACTGGAAGTAGGACTGCACCATACACACCTAATTTGCCTCACCACCAAAACGGCCATCTTCAGCACCACCCGCCTATGCCGCCCCATCCCGGACATTACT GGCCAGTTCACAATGAGCTTGCATTCCAGCCTCCCATTTCTAATCATCCTG CTCCTGAGTATTGGTGTTCCATTGCTTACTTTGAAATGGATGTTCAAGTAGGAGAGACATTTAAGGTTCCTTCAAGCTGTCCTATTGTTACTGTTGATGGATATGTGGACCCTTCTGGAGGAGATCGCTTTTGCTTGGGTCAACTCTCCAATGTCCACAGGACAGAAGCCATTGAGAGAGCAAG GTTGCACATAGGCAAAGGTGTGCAGTTGGAATGTAAAGGTGAAGGTGATGTTTGGGTCAGGTGCCTTAGCGATCACGCAGTCTTTGTACAGAGCTACTACTTAGACAGAGAAGCTGGGCGTGCACCTGGAGATGCTGTTCATAAGATCTACCCAAGCGCATATATAAAG gtctttgATTTGCGCCAGTGTCATCGTCAGATGCAGCAGCAGGCGGCCACGGCGCAGGCTGCAGCGGCTGCCCAGGCAGCAGCCGTGGCGGGAAACATCCCCGGCCCAGGATCAGTAGGTGGAATAGCCCCAGCTATCA GTTTGTCAGCCGCTGCTGGGATCGGTGTCGATGACCTCCGTCGCTTATGCATACTCAGGATGAGCTTTGTGAAAGGCTGGGGACCTGATTACCCGAGACAGAGCATCAAGGAAACACCTTGTTGGATTGAGATTCACTTACACCGGGCCCTCCAGCTCCTAGATGAAGTGCTTCACACCATGCCTATTGCTGACCCACAGCCTTTAGACTGA